One Etheostoma cragini isolate CJK2018 chromosome 18, CSU_Ecrag_1.0, whole genome shotgun sequence DNA window includes the following coding sequences:
- the znf292b gene encoding zinc finger protein 292b isoform X1: protein MADEEAEQDRSPENSISEAIRELRQRLQKLHEVVVRESGEYPTQSSSEYCQEFCKTLLEYAGRWRIEEEPLALVEVYTVALLSYAQAFPYLSMQCENVSLVVERLSLSFVELLLSLKIDLPNGLWREFKSSVQFSNSKMQENGITQLSLLSALGQYDGVWTDRVLQGLLSNKNLQTEQVEEFLVQEGLVLLEMRVKQLMKENQLGKAALLAKACSDCPAFQGKGPFKQMYLVCLCATSEQDQLMDELSKEDCRDALEMICNLESDGDERAAFSLCSAFLTRQLIQGDTYCAWELTLFWSKLLKRLEPSEQDFLDRCRQMSLLSKTVYHVLFLIKVIQSEIDAVGLPVCIEMCIRALQMESNDGNTKATVCKTISCLLPTDLEVKRACQLTEFLMEPTVDSYYAVETLYNEPDQKVEEENMPVPNSLRCELLLVFKTQWPFDPEFWDWKTLKRHCLALMGEEASIVSSIDLLNDNEDPEEEEDFLSQEGFMNIPEHIVSGTYELNDVTDRKQKNREMKKLREKGFISARFRNWQAYMQYCVLCDKEFLGHRIVRHAHTHLSGGVYSCPICAQTFTSKDTLIPHVTSHVKQSCKERLTAMKTNKKLINPKMAAPVTVALKAKTENKVQENGDSFGQNVALTQNVQAEGTRCNTESSEDNVCPIGKCRRSFKFFKNLIAHVKAHGDNEEAKTFLEMQSKKVVCQYCRRHFVNVTHLNDHLQVHCGVKPYICIQLNCKASFLSNTELLLHRKTHSLFKARCMFPNCGKIFNEAFKLYDHEAHHYKTFTCKAVDCGKVFHSQHQLDLHQGGHATQDEKIPTSEQISQNMQPGPSLIEQMLSNHTSIKKEDPQENWSNETAVNLKNERPPVSIESLLKSSPVEGQHRVKHEPQNSPFSSTSQSQNLINSVIRPVNSHLSDPNRHRHGVGGHSFDNMIPPQQDQPVPPFEPNLGSVSHSCNTDVLQGQSQLFPGNLNTGSKNNNSDCHLPLLGRQGPMGSSKLLTSAPPQNSIEPAMSQPLPPTGTPLPLPGKRPETSATSTGPPPGQRERFHCAFETCTRHYCSYRSVTKHMKTVHPDFYEKWKVARTKIKITYAPASSTPSVGHLSSLASVQNQQGDRVPVCGVQRQNIIQSPPYSNMGTSSNCTNLHSHSSSGHNQNASLMMERVLNPIVLSQLESGTKPIASQSQVSGSQNWNLAPGSEQLQNCGSSQVFPSTMQVIPEVDSTSAPLPLSVPSCSMIGSTMNQPAECLQSPLKESGSRPVLPLYMEGAKKVSHQAKELIPPYTSPIPSSLVSGSRAPKKPKPMHKHMQSIFSSSDSASQKHSINQPQNGPIVSENHPENQKRATKSKRTKWPAILRDGKFVCCRCFREFHSPKSLGGHLSKRVNCKPYEESELNTDLPTSFLDLLNSEQTVGAAQPQLSYNTSAVYQEKPHQSITNASAVYQEKPHQSITNASAVYQEKPHQSVTNASAVYQEKPHQSVTNGSKATKDYPTPNYSQDNMPVYGNGESNDDILKQIMTESNLSDLFVNTPAHQSLFRNHCVPYLAGERLPGSSVIQHTENVQLKREDISYNTAHYPQPSLEIFARSEFPDPLLSQILKETPSSCVPGSFPTNHSKGYPSEATIQTPDSNPVTQTLLPDIQLSPATSGNPAETQRKTTEQEIKKRLREQILAGDFQRKNSLCHLSNTDSNANSTSPMSFGPMCSPSNNYGLHQMSCDAKSDSASQVIQEENSTIIAETSGEMEQLLNTQSFTCFRESSTLQQDGRSPTAVLGNDADLEPTQLSACQQQWMTEIQSAFERLDLVRQISDQTSAFLEQKKNTVEQKSNEQHGMNSQKKSTKDFIKPFACENENCTFSSMSGEALWKHLSKTHCYTIEMVNVVKKRYGQYAPFKCQKCSKRFTRNSNLRAHYQSIHKLSAEEITALDTKRREANAAASAAIRSGLSPAAQTTMGTNSSVEKEPPRCSLKDAVKHDYPSQAFVSLPNMDITNQKIQIDNRSSVIHPLQLAPIQNQASMTPPVQAHTSTSTFQSAQAGMVAQQWSHGLQRNLPKMPTQHTGGAHFPQVSALLSQALSATPKANGPPSLDEHNQPTINRPAIVKASLDITKKTKEKKPNSGDAKSPYRPYRCVHQGCVAAFTIQHNLILHYRAVHQSALSALEVNKEQDQSEGLEEIMDHDEEEPAADIAQISEFRCQVKDCSRVFQEVPNLLQHYLQLHEFSLEKVGNLLSSIKLGKFACSHQGCTASFTAFWKYIAHVKEQHKDIKLAKPEQLIGSFKCEIEGCDRSYATKSNMLRHVMKKHQDLYQPKLKNQPIKDRMKPNSQTLHYQITKTSNGKENIESNKKILQRRNEAKRVNNNAKKNHWTKYGKPSLKSKVEASSMCTKKFPLQYPCMIKGCESVMKSERSILKHYVGHGLSEKYLEQQRSHFIFCKKFPRQKYRSIRSDDSKSDNTSDLSDNELTADAGLEGGEYGFSKPALRKRTAAGSPATLFDSKLSNDESSDGSVVLKRKRGRPRKLIGKVVKRRKIPRTTKVDVVYSKDDESDSSCPAVIQDMTEQNAPLASFKPMGFEMSFLKFLEQSNKCDHPLTRIVDVPETWRKTSNLNTKDTFVRFSNPQNLKSLSKVKLIIDRAFSSVTDLMLKQLQDMRPTVVL, encoded by the exons ACACTTCTGGAGTATGCAGGCCGttggaggatagaggaggagccTTTGGCGCTGGTGGAGGTGTATACAGTTGCACTGCTGAGCTACGCCCAGGCCTTTCCATACCTCTCAATGCAGTGTGAAAATGTTTCTCTCGTGGTTGAGAGGCTCTCGCT GAGTTTTGTAGAGCTGTTGCTCTCTCTGAAGATTGACCTTCCAAATGGCTTATGGAGGGAATTCAAGTCATCTGTGCAG TTTTCTAACAGCAAGATGCAGGAGAATGGAATCACTCAGCTGTCCCTGCTCTCTGCTTTGGGCCAGTATGATGGTGTTTGGACAGACAGAGTCCTTCAAGGCCTTCTGTCCAACAAAAACCTACAGACTGAACAAG TTGAAGAGTTCCTGGTGCAGGAGGGGCTGGTGCTGTTGGAGATGAGAGTGAAGCAGCTGATGAAGGAGAATCAGCTGGGCAAGGCTGCACTGTTGGCAAAAGCATGCTCTGACTGCCCTGCCTTCCAGGGGAAGGGACCTTTCAAGCAGATGTACCTTGTCTGCCTCTGTGCTACCTCAGAACAGGACCAGCTGATGGACGAG CTTTCAAAGGAGGATTGCCGCGATGCATTAGAGATGATCTGCAACCTGGAGTCAGACGGAGACGAGAGGGCAGCTTTCAGCTTATGCTCGGCTTTTCTGACCCGGCAGCTTATCCAAGGGGATACATACTGTGCTTG GGAGCTCACTCTGTTTTGGAGCAAGCTGTTGAAGCGATTGGAGCCATCAGAGCAGGACTTCCTCGACAGATGTCGCCAGATGTCCTTACTGTCCAAAACGGTGTACCACGTCCTCTTCCTCATCAAGGTCATCCAATCAGAG ATTGACGCCGTTGGACTTCCAGTGTGCATCGAAATGTGCATAAGGGCTCTGCAAATGGAATCAAATGATGGAAACACAAAGGCCACTGTGTGTAAAACTATTTCCTGCTTGCTTCCAACCGACCTAGAAGTCAAGCGAGCCTGTCAGTTGACAGAGTTCCTCATGGAGCCCACCGTAGATTCATACTATGCCGTGGAGACTCTTTACAATGAACCAGATCAAAAAGTCGAGGAGGAGAATATGCCTGTTCCTAACTCTCTACGCTGCGAGCTCCTGCTAGTTTTTAAAACCCAGTGGCCTTTTGATCCAGAGTTCTGGGACTGGAAAACACTCAAGCGTCACTGTCTAGCACTAATGGGTGAGGAAGCTTCAATAGTGTCATCCATTGACTTGCTGAATGATAATGAGGACcctgaagaggaggaagacttCCTCAGTCAGGAGGGATTTATGAATATCCCAGAGCACATAGTTAGCGGCACCTATGAACTGAACGATGttacagacaggaaacagaaaaacagagagatgaAAAAATTGAGAGAAAAGGGTTTTATATCTGCCAGGTTCAGAAACTGGCAGGCATACATGCAGTACTGCGTGCTGTGTGACAAAGAGTTTCTCGGCCACAGGATTGTACGCCATGCACACACTCATCTGAGCGGTGGAGTTTATAGCTGCCCGATATGTGCTCAAACCTTTACTTCGAAAGACACATTGATTCCCCATGTAACATCACATGTTAAACAATCATGCAAGGAAAGGCTTACtgccatgaaaacaaacaagaaattaaTTAATCCTAAAATGGCTGCCCCTGTTACTGTAGCATTAAAGGctaagacagaaaacaaagttcaGGAAAATGGTGATTCCTTTGGCCAAAATGTGGCATTGACTCAGAATGTTCAGGCCGAAGGGACTAGGTGTAACACAGAGAGTAGTGAGGACAATGTATGCCCTATTGGAAAATGCAGAAGAAGCTTcaaatttttcaaaaatctcattgcACATGTTAAAGCTCATGGGGACAATGAGGAAGCTAAGACTTTCCTTGAAATGCAGAGCAAAAAGGTTGTTTGCCAGTACTGCCGCCGTCACTTTGTTAATGTCACCCATCTTAATGATCATCTACAGGTCCACTGTGGTGTGAAGCCTTACATCTGTATACAGTTGAACTGTAAGGCAAGTTTTCTCTCTAACACCGAACTCCTTTTACACAGGAAAACTCATTCTCTTTTTAAGGCTAGATGCATGTTTCCAAATTGTGGAAAGATTTTCAATGAGGCCTTCAAACTCTATGACCATGAGGCACATCATTATAAAACTTTCACTTGTAAAGCTGTGGACTGTGGAAAGGTTTTCCATTCACAACACCAGCTGGATTTGCACCAGGGCGGGCATGCTACTCAAGATGAGAAAATCCCAACTTCTGAACAGATCTCACAAAATATGCAGCCTGGCCCTTCACTCATTGAACAAATGCTTTCAAATCACACTTCAATTAAAAAAGAGGATCCCCAAGAAAACTGGAGCAATGAGACTgctgttaatttaaaaaatgaaaggcCGCCAGTGTCCATTGAGAGTTTGCTGAAATCTTCACCTGTGGAAGGACAACACAGAGTCAAACATGAACCACAAAATTCCCCTTTCTCATCCACCAGCCAGTCACAGAATTTGATTAATTCTGTCATCCGGCCTGTGAATTCTCACTTGTCTGATCCAAATAGACACAGACATGGTGTAGGTGGTCATTCTTTTGATAACATGATACCACCCCAACAGGATCAACCAGTACCTCCATTTGAACCTAATTTGGGTAGCGTGTCACATAGCTGTAATACAGATGTCTTGCAAGGCCAGTCGCAATTGTTTCCCGGTAATTTAAATACAGGATCAAAGAATAACAACTCTGACTGCCACTTACCATTGTTAGGGCGACAAGGGCCAATGGGTAGTAGCAAACTGTTAACATCAGCACCGCCCCAGAACTCCATAGAGCCAGCAATGTCACAACCACTTCCTCCAACAGGAACCCCTCTGCCACTTCCTGGGAAAAGACCAGAGACATCTGCAACTAGCACAGGTCCCCCTCCGGGACAGCGAGAGCGATTTCACTGTGCATTTGAAACATGCACAAGGCACTACTGCTCCTACCGAAGTGTTACCAAGCACATGAAAACTGTTCACCCAGATTTTTATGAGAAATGGAAAGTTGCTCGAACAAAAATCAAGATAACATATGCTCCAGCATCCAGCACACCATCTGTTGGACATCTTAGTTCACTCGCCTCAGTTCAGAACCAGCAGGGCGACAGAGTACCAGTTTGTGGCGTTCAGAGGCAGAACATTATCCAATCACCTCCTTATAGTAATATGGGTACTAGCTCAAACTGTACTAATCTACATTCCCATTCCTCATCTGGCCACAACCAGAATGCTTCACTTATGATGGAAAGGGTTTTAAATCCCATTGTTCTCTCTCAGCTAGAAAGTGGTACAAAGCCAATAGCATCACAGTCCCAGGTTTCAGGTAGTCAAAATTGGAACTTAGCCCCTGGAAGTGAACAACTTCAAAACTGTGGTTCTTCCCAAGTCTTTCCATCTACCATGCAAGTGATTCCAGAAGTGGATTCTACTAGTGCTCCTCTGCCTCTTAGTGTCCCATCTTGCTCAATGATTGGCTCAACAATGAACCAACCAGCAGAGTGCCTGCAGTCACCACTTAAGGAAAGTGGATCTCGCCCAGTTCTGCCCTTGTACATGGAGGGTGCTAAGAAAGTGTCTCATCAAGCAAAAGAACTTATACCCCCATACACCTCACCAATACCCAGCAGTTTAGTTTCTGGTTCCAGGGCACCAAAGAAACCTAAACCAATGCATAAGCACATGCAGTCTATCTTTTCCTCTTCAGACAGTGCCAGCCAAAAACACAGTATAAACCAACCTCAAAATGGCCCCATCGTCTCTGAAAACCATCCTGAAAATCAAAAGCGAGCCACAAAAAGCAAAAGGACCAAATGGCCAGCTATTCTTAGGGATGGCAAATTTGTTTGTTGCAGGTGTTTTAGAGAATTTCACAGTCCCAAGTCCCTCGGAGGCCATTTGTCCAAGCGTGTAAACTGCAAACCATATGAAGAGTCGGAACTGAACACAGACCTGCCAACATCCTTTCTTGACCTTCTCAATTCCGAGCAAACGGTTGGCGCTGCTCAGCCACAGTTGTCTTATAATACTTCAGCTGTTTATCAGGAGAAGCCTCATCAGTCAATAACAAATGCTTCAGCTGTTTATCAGGAGAAGCCTCATCAGTCAATAACAAATGCTTCAGCTGTTTATCAGGAGAAGCCTCATCAGTCAGTAACAAATGCTTCAGCTGTTTATCAGGAGAAGCCTCATCAGTCAGTAACAAATGGGTCAAAAGCCACAAAAGATTACCCTACCCCTAATTATTCACAAGATAATATGCCAGTATATGGGAATGGTGAGTCAAATGATGACATTCTTAAACAAATCATGACTGAATCCAACTtgtctgatctttttgtgaacACACCTGCACACCAGTCATTGTTCCGAAACCATTGTGTTCCCTATTTAGCTGGTGAACGCCTGCCGGGGAGCTCAGTCATACAGCATACAGAGAATGTCCAGCTGAAGCGAGAGGACATCTCGTATAATACAGCCCATTATCCTCAGCCTAGCCTTGAAATATTTGCTAGAAGTGAATTCCCTGACCCACTTCTTTCTCAAATTCTCAAGGAAACCCCTTCCTCTTGTGTTCCTGGAAGTTTTCCCACAAACCACAGTAAGGGGTATCCCTCTGAAGCAACCATTCAGACACCAGATTCAAATCCTGTGACTCAAACGCTGTTGCCTGATATCCAGCTAAGTCCAGCAACAAGTGGCAATCCGGCTGAGACGCAAAGGAAGACAACTGagcaagaaattaaaaagagacTGCGGGAGCAGATTTTGGCTGGCGACTTTCAACGAAAAAACAGCTTATGCCATTTAAGCAACACTGATTCTAACGCTAATTCAACAAGTCCCATGTCTTTTGGCCCAATGTGCAGTCCTTCCAATAATTATGGACTTCATCAAATGTCTTGTGATGCAAAGAGCGACTCTGCTAGTCAAGTCATTCAAGAAGAAAACTCGACAATCATCGCAGAAACCTCTGGCGAAATGGAACAACTACTGAACACACAGAGCTTTACTTGTTTCAGAGAGTCCTCCACCTTGCAGCAGGACGGACGGAGCCCCACAGCCGTCCTGGGCAACGATGCAGATCTTGAGCCCACTCAGTTATCTGCCTGCCAGCAACAGTGGATGACAGAAATTCAAAGTGCATTTGAACGGCTGGACTTAGTCAGACAAATATCTGATCAGACGTCAGCTTTcttggaacaaaaaaagaataccGTGGAACAAAAAAGCAATGAACAGCATGGTATGAACAGCCAGAAAAAATCCACAAAGGACTTTATCAAGCCGTTTGCTTGTGAGAATGAGAACTGCACATTTAGTTCCATGTCAGgtgaagcactttggaaacACCTCTCCAAAACTCACTGCTACACTATTGAGATGGTGaatgtggttaaaaaaaggtATGGCCAATATGCTCCTTTCAAGTGTCAAAAATGTAGTAAAAGATTCACTCGGAACTCCAACCTTCGCGCTCACTACCAGTCAATTCACAAACTGTCAGCTGAAGAAATCACAGCGCTAGATACGAAGCGCAGAGAGGCCAATGCTGCTGCATCTGCTGCTATTAGAAGCGGTCTCTCTCCAGCAGCTCAAACCACAATGGGCACCAATTCATCAGTCGAGAAGGAACCCCCTCGGTGTTCACTCAAAGATGCAGTCAAACATGATTACCCATCACAGGCATTTGTATCACTTCCTAATATGGACATAACTAATCAGAAAATTCAAATTGACAATCGCTCCTCAGTTATTCACCCCTTGCAATTAGCTCCCATACAAAACCAAGCCAGTATGACTCCACCAGTACAGGCCCATACCTCCACATCAACGTTTCAGTCAGCACAAGCAGGGATGGTGGCACAGCAGTGGTCACATGGACTGCAAAGAAACTTGCCCAAGATGCCCACTCAACACACAGGTGGAGCCCATTTCCCCCAAGTTTCAGCTCTTCTCTCCCAGGCTCTGTCTGCTACACCTAAAGCAAATGGGCCTCCATCGCTTGATGAACACAATCAACCAACAATCAACCGGCCGGCAATAGTTAAGGCAAGCCTTGACATAACCAAgaagacaaaagagaagaagcCTAACTCTGGTGATGCCAAGAGTCCGTACAGACCATATCGCTGCGTTCACCAGGGCTGTGTGGCAGCCTTCACCATCCAACACAATCTCATCCTCCACTACAGGGCTGTCCACCAGTCTGCTCTGTCAGCATTGGAAGTAAACAAAGAGCAGGACCAGAGTGAGGGACTGGAGGAAATAATGGACCATGATGAGGAGGAGCCAGCGGCAGATATCGCCCAAATTTCTGAATTCAGATGCCAAGTCAAAGACTGCTCCCGAGTTTTCCAAGAAGTTCCCAACCTTTTGCAGCATTATCTTCAGCTGCATGAATTCAGTCTTGAGAAGGTCGGCAATCTCTTGTCGAGCATCAAGCTCGGCAAGTTTGCTTGTAGCCACCAGGGATGCACAGCGTCCTTCACTGCTTTCTGGAAGTATATAGCACATGTCAAAGAACAGCATAAAGATATTAAGTTGGCCAAACCTGAACAGTTAATTGGCTCTTTTAAGTGTGAAATTGAAGGCTGTGACCGTTCGTATGCCACAAAGTCAAACATGCTCAGACATGTCATGAAAAAGCATCAGGACCTGTACCAACCTAAACTTAAGAATCAACCGATAAAAGATCGGATGAAACCAAACTCACAGACTTTGCATTACCAAATTACCAAGACAAGTAATGGGAAGGAAAACATTGAGAGCAATAAAAAGATCCTACAGAGACGAAATGAGGCCAAAAGAGTaaacaacaatgcaaaaaaaaatcactggaCTAAATATGGCAAACCCTCCTTGAAATCTAAAGTGGAGGCCTCTTCAATGTGCACTAAGAAATTTCCTCTACAATACCCCTGTATGATTAAAGGTTGTGAGTCAGTCATGAAGTCGGAACGGAGCATATTGAAACATTACGTGGGACACGGACTGTCAGAAAAGTACCTGGAACAGCAAAGGAGTCACTTTATATTCTGTAAAAAGTTCCCCAGGCAGAAGTATCGTTCCATCAGGAGTGACGACTCCAAATCGGACAACACCTCCGACCTGTCAGACAACGAGTTGACAGCAGACGCTGGCCTGGAAGGAGGGGAATATGGATTTTCAAAGCCGGCCCTACGCAAAAGAACCGCCGCAGGGTCTCCTGCTACATTGTTCGACAGCAAATTATCAAATGATGAAAGCTCTGATGGCTCCGTGGTACTCAAGCGCAAACGTGGACGTCCGCGAAAACTGATCGGAAAAGTAGTGAAACGCAGGAAAATTCCACGTACGACCAAGGTTGACGTTGTTTACAGCAAGGACGATGAATCGGATTCCTCTTGCCCTGCAGTAATCCAGGACATGACGGAGCAGAATGCTCCACTGGCCTCTTTTAAACCAATGGGatttgaaatgtctttcttAAAATTCCTGGAACAGTCAAATAAATGTGACCATCCGTTGACGAGGATTGTTGATGTGCcagagacatggagaaaaaCATCCAATCTGAACACAAAGGACACCTTTGTCAGGTTCAGCAACCCCCAGAATTTAAAATCACTTagtaaagttaaattaattatAGACCGGGCCTTTTCAAGTGTCACTGACCTCATGTTAAAACAGCTGCAGGACATGCGGCCCACAGTAGTATTGTAA